The following coding sequences are from one Paracoccus alcaliphilus window:
- a CDS encoding hydroxymethylglutaryl-CoA lyase translates to MSDPVTIYEVGPRDGLQNEPGFVPTEVKVRLIDLLSETGLRRIEAASFVSPRWVPQMADAAEVMAGIRRRPGIRYAALTPNLKGFEAAQAAGVDEVAVFASASEGFSRKNINCSIAESLERFAPVARAAQAAGIYLRGYVSCVVECPYDGSVAPEAVAWVAQALLDGGCYEVSLGDTIGRATPEAVDRLLAHLTSTIDPALLAGHFHDTGGHALDNVQVALDHGLRTFDSAIGGLGGCPYAPGARGNVSTLPLLRMLDDTGWRTGLDIAALERAEAFMAQEIAGATKEPVKGGQ, encoded by the coding sequence ATGTCTGATCCGGTCACCATCTATGAGGTCGGCCCGCGTGACGGGTTGCAGAACGAACCGGGCTTCGTCCCGACCGAGGTCAAGGTCAGGCTGATCGACCTGCTGTCGGAAACCGGACTGCGCCGGATCGAGGCCGCCAGCTTCGTCTCGCCCAGATGGGTGCCGCAGATGGCCGACGCCGCCGAAGTCATGGCCGGTATCCGCCGCAGGCCCGGCATCCGCTATGCCGCGCTGACCCCGAACCTCAAGGGGTTCGAGGCCGCGCAGGCGGCGGGCGTGGATGAGGTCGCGGTCTTTGCCTCGGCCTCGGAAGGGTTCAGCCGCAAGAACATCAACTGCTCGATCGCTGAAAGTCTGGAACGCTTCGCCCCGGTGGCACGGGCGGCGCAGGCGGCGGGGATATATCTGCGCGGCTATGTGTCCTGCGTGGTCGAATGTCCCTATGACGGCTCGGTCGCGCCCGAGGCCGTGGCCTGGGTCGCGCAGGCGCTGCTGGACGGTGGCTGCTATGAGGTCTCGCTTGGCGACACCATTGGCCGCGCCACCCCCGAGGCCGTGGACCGGCTGCTGGCGCATCTGACCTCGACCATCGACCCGGCGCTGCTGGCCGGGCATTTCCACGACACCGGCGGACATGCGCTGGACAATGTGCAGGTCGCGCTGGACCACGGGTTGCGCACCTTCGACAGCGCCATCGGCGGTCTGGGCGGTTGCCCCTATGCGCCGGGCGCGCGCGGCAATGTCTCGACCCTGCCGCTGCTCAGGATGCTGGACGATACCGGCTGGCGGACCGGGCTGGACATCGCGGCGCTGGAACGGGCCGAGGCCTTCATGGCGCAAGAAATCGCCGGAGCCACGAAAGAACCAGTGAAGGGCGGACAATGA
- a CDS encoding carboxyl transferase domain-containing protein, with protein MTRLITKILPGSPEFAQNAARMTGFIDDIAALADKTMLGGEEKSRARHIARGKLLPRERVTRLLDPGSPFLELGLFAAHDVYDTEIPAAGVIGGIGRVAGRDCMILCNDATVKGGTYFPLSVKKHLRAQEIAEENRLPCIYLVDSGGANLPNQDEVFPDRDHFGRIFYNQARMSAKGITQIAVVMGSCTAGGAYVPAMSDQTIIVKEQGTIFLAGPPLVKEATGEIVDAESLGGGDTHTRLSGVADYLAENDAHALALARQAVANLGPAPAPSIALRAPVPPALDPAEIPGVIPADTKTPYDIREIIGRIVDGSDFEEFKERFGTTLVCGFAHIDGVPVGIIANNGVLFSESSQKGAHFIELCCQRKTPLLFLQNITGFMVGSKYEAGGIARDGAKLVAAVSTAAVPKVTVIIGGSFGAGNYGMCGRAFGPRFLWMWPNARIAVMGGEQAAGVLATVRRGAIESRGGSWSPEEEAAFKQPMLEQFEAQSHPLYASARLWDDGIIDPRTTRDVVALSLRAALNAPVEETRFGVFRM; from the coding sequence GCCGCGCTGGCCGACAAGACCATGCTGGGCGGCGAGGAAAAATCCCGCGCCCGCCATATCGCGCGGGGCAAGCTGCTGCCGCGCGAAAGGGTGACGCGGCTTCTGGACCCCGGCAGCCCGTTTCTGGAACTGGGGCTGTTCGCGGCGCATGATGTCTATGACACCGAGATCCCGGCGGCGGGCGTGATCGGCGGCATTGGCCGGGTCGCGGGGCGCGACTGCATGATCCTGTGCAACGACGCCACGGTGAAAGGCGGCACCTATTTCCCGCTGAGCGTCAAGAAACACCTGCGCGCACAAGAGATCGCCGAGGAAAACCGCCTGCCCTGCATCTATCTGGTCGATAGCGGCGGCGCGAACCTGCCCAATCAGGACGAGGTCTTTCCCGACCGCGACCATTTCGGGCGCATCTTCTATAATCAGGCCCGGATGAGCGCGAAGGGCATCACCCAGATCGCCGTGGTCATGGGGTCCTGCACGGCGGGCGGCGCCTATGTTCCGGCGATGAGCGATCAGACCATCATCGTCAAGGAACAGGGCACCATCTTTCTGGCCGGTCCGCCGCTGGTCAAGGAGGCCACCGGAGAGATCGTCGATGCCGAATCCCTTGGCGGCGGCGACACCCATACCCGGCTGTCGGGCGTGGCCGACTATCTGGCCGAAAACGACGCCCATGCGCTGGCCCTGGCGCGGCAGGCGGTGGCCAACCTTGGCCCCGCGCCCGCGCCTTCCATCGCGCTGCGTGCCCCCGTGCCCCCCGCGCTGGATCCGGCCGAGATTCCGGGCGTGATCCCCGCCGACACCAAGACCCCCTATGACATCCGCGAGATCATCGGCCGCATCGTCGATGGCTCGGATTTCGAAGAGTTCAAAGAGCGTTTCGGCACCACGCTGGTCTGCGGCTTTGCCCATATCGACGGCGTCCCTGTCGGCATCATCGCCAATAACGGCGTGCTGTTTTCCGAAAGCTCGCAGAAGGGGGCGCATTTCATCGAGCTGTGCTGCCAGCGCAAGACGCCGCTGCTGTTCTTGCAGAATATCACCGGCTTCATGGTCGGCTCGAAATACGAGGCCGGGGGCATCGCCCGCGACGGGGCCAAGCTGGTTGCGGCCGTCTCTACCGCCGCGGTGCCCAAGGTGACGGTGATTATCGGCGGATCGTTCGGGGCGGGCAATTACGGCATGTGCGGTCGCGCCTTCGGGCCGCGTTTCCTGTGGATGTGGCCCAATGCCCGGATCGCGGTCATGGGCGGCGAACAGGCGGCGGGCGTGCTGGCCACCGTGCGTCGCGGAGCCATCGAATCGCGCGGCGGATCATGGAGCCCCGAAGAAGAGGCCGCCTTCAAGCAACCCATGCTGGAGCAGTTCGAGGCGCAGTCGCATCCGCTCTATGCCTCGGCGCGGCTGTGGGACGATGGCATCATCGACCCCCGCACCACCCGCGATGTCGTGGCGCTGTCGCTGCGTGCGGCGCTGAATGCTCCGGTCGAGGAAACGCGCTTTGGCGTGTTCCGCATGTAA
- a CDS encoding acetyl/propionyl/methylcrotonyl-CoA carboxylase subunit alpha has product MFAKILIANRGEIACRVIDTARKMGITTVAVYSDADAESRHRILADEAVHIGPAPVSDSYLKGDRIIQAALDSGAQAIHPGYGFLSENPDFVAAVEAAGLTFIGPSAASIRAMGLKDAAKALMVKAGVPVVPGYHGERQDADFLAAEADKIGYPVLIKARAGGGGKGMRLVNDPADFAAALEGAQREGQSSFGDSAVLIEKYITTPRHIEVQVFGDRHGNTVHLYERDCSLQRRHQKVIEEAPAPDMPPEVRAAMTEAAVQAARAVDYHNAGTIEFIVDGSGPLRPDGFWFMEMNTRLQVEHPVTEAVTGLDLVEWQLRVAAGEPLPLSQDQIGLNGHAFEARIYAEDPARDFLPAPGPLLHVSFPDGARIDTGVRGGDRISAHYDPMIAKVTTHAASRSEALFRLRQALGRTHIAGTATNLGFLQALCLDDDFASGRMDTGLIGRKQDTLTHVPAPDDAAVLFAAMAALDLDPARPRFGFRLWGSASRRVELVSDGQLVARDLRLLGPGHIAVEDGDTATEFEAVSVSADGMRARCGGRNLLARVARIGGAVSVLLDGRITDFAIIDPLAVEATGGAAENRITAPMTGLVRSVPVQPGSKVGRGDILVVLEAMKMEHSLRAATDGTIEAVHCAVGDNVGDGALLVEFAPADPQPDGESHSENANV; this is encoded by the coding sequence ATGTTTGCGAAAATCCTGATCGCCAATCGCGGAGAAATCGCCTGCCGCGTCATCGACACCGCCCGCAAGATGGGCATTACCACCGTCGCGGTCTATTCCGACGCCGATGCGGAATCGCGCCACCGGATTCTGGCGGATGAGGCCGTCCATATCGGCCCCGCCCCGGTTTCCGACAGCTATCTGAAGGGCGACCGGATCATTCAGGCGGCGCTGGACAGCGGCGCTCAGGCGATCCATCCCGGCTATGGCTTCCTGTCCGAAAACCCCGATTTCGTCGCCGCGGTCGAGGCGGCGGGCCTGACCTTCATCGGCCCCTCGGCGGCGTCGATCCGCGCGATGGGGCTGAAGGATGCGGCCAAGGCGCTGATGGTCAAGGCCGGGGTGCCGGTCGTGCCCGGCTATCACGGCGAACGGCAGGACGCCGATTTTCTGGCCGCCGAGGCCGACAAGATCGGCTATCCGGTGCTGATCAAGGCCCGCGCGGGCGGCGGCGGCAAGGGGATGCGGCTGGTCAACGACCCCGCCGATTTCGCCGCCGCGCTGGAGGGTGCGCAGCGCGAGGGCCAGTCCAGCTTTGGCGACAGCGCGGTGCTGATCGAGAAATACATCACCACCCCGCGCCATATCGAGGTGCAGGTCTTTGGCGACCGTCACGGCAACACCGTCCATCTGTATGAGCGTGACTGTTCGCTGCAACGCCGCCACCAGAAGGTGATCGAAGAGGCCCCCGCCCCCGACATGCCGCCCGAGGTCCGCGCGGCGATGACCGAAGCGGCGGTGCAGGCCGCCCGCGCAGTCGATTACCACAATGCGGGCACGATCGAATTCATCGTCGATGGCTCCGGCCCGCTGCGCCCGGACGGGTTCTGGTTCATGGAGATGAACACCCGCCTGCAAGTCGAACATCCCGTGACCGAGGCGGTGACCGGCCTCGATCTGGTCGAATGGCAGTTGCGTGTCGCGGCGGGTGAGCCGCTGCCGCTGTCCCAGGACCAGATCGGGCTGAACGGCCATGCCTTCGAGGCGCGGATCTATGCCGAGGATCCGGCGCGGGATTTCCTGCCCGCGCCCGGCCCGCTGCTGCATGTCAGTTTCCCCGATGGCGCGCGGATAGATACCGGCGTGCGGGGCGGCGACCGCATCAGCGCGCATTACGATCCGATGATCGCAAAGGTGACCACCCATGCCGCCAGCCGGTCCGAGGCGCTGTTCCGCCTGCGTCAGGCGCTTGGCCGCACCCATATCGCCGGAACCGCGACCAATCTGGGCTTTCTTCAGGCGCTGTGTCTGGACGACGACTTCGCCTCGGGGCGGATGGATACCGGGCTGATCGGGCGCAAGCAGGACACGCTGACCCATGTGCCAGCGCCCGACGACGCGGCGGTGCTGTTTGCCGCGATGGCGGCGCTGGATCTGGACCCGGCGCGGCCGCGTTTCGGGTTCCGGCTGTGGGGCTCGGCCAGCCGCCGGGTCGAGCTGGTCTCGGACGGCCAGCTTGTCGCCCGCGATCTGCGGCTGCTGGGCCCCGGCCATATCGCGGTCGAGGATGGCGATACCGCCACCGAATTCGAGGCAGTCTCGGTCAGCGCCGACGGGATGCGCGCGCGATGCGGCGGGCGCAACCTGCTGGCCCGCGTGGCGCGGATCGGCGGGGCCGTGTCGGTGCTGCTGGACGGGCGGATCACCGATTTCGCGATCATCGACCCGCTGGCGGTCGAGGCGACGGGCGGGGCGGCGGAAAACCGCATCACCGCGCCGATGACCGGGCTTGTGCGCTCGGTGCCGGTGCAGCCGGGCAGCAAGGTCGGGCGCGGCGATATCCTTGTCGTGCTGGAGGCGATGAAGATGGAACACAGCCTGCGCGCCGCCACCGACGGCACCATCGAGGCGGTTCATTGCGCCGTGGGCGACAATGTCGGTGACGGCGCCCTGCTGGTCGAATTCGCCCCCGCCGATCCGCAACCCGACGGCGAATCCCACAGCGAGAATGCCAATGTCTGA
- a CDS encoding enoyl-CoA hydratase-related protein, producing the protein MTQTILIQTDSDGIATITLNRPDKHHVMNARMIAELTEAAHDLGHDANVRAVVLASTGPSFCAGGDLEWMRAQQQADRAGKMAEAGRLSAMLAALNALPKPLIARVQGNAYGGGVGLIAVSDIAIAAEGVKLALTETRLGLIPATIGPFVVARMGQGMARQVFFSGNGFDTGFALRAGLLHQTCPADRLDEHVQRQAQAVLKTAPGAVAAAKALCLSLGGDEARDIEASITALADCWERDEAQERIRAFLG; encoded by the coding sequence ATGACACAGACGATCCTGATTCAGACCGACAGCGACGGCATCGCGACCATCACCCTGAACCGTCCCGACAAGCATCATGTGATGAACGCCCGGATGATCGCCGAACTGACCGAGGCGGCGCATGACCTTGGCCATGACGCCAATGTGCGCGCGGTGGTGCTGGCCTCGACCGGGCCCAGCTTTTGCGCCGGGGGCGATCTGGAATGGATGCGGGCGCAGCAGCAGGCAGACCGCGCCGGCAAGATGGCCGAGGCCGGCCGGCTGTCGGCCATGCTGGCGGCGCTGAACGCCCTGCCCAAGCCGCTGATCGCGCGGGTGCAGGGCAATGCCTATGGCGGCGGCGTCGGGCTGATCGCGGTCAGCGATATCGCCATCGCCGCCGAGGGCGTGAAGCTGGCGCTGACCGAGACCCGGCTGGGCCTGATTCCGGCCACCATCGGCCCCTTCGTCGTCGCCCGCATGGGTCAGGGCATGGCGCGGCAGGTGTTCTTTTCCGGCAACGGCTTTGACACCGGTTTCGCCCTGCGCGCCGGGCTGCTGCATCAGACCTGCCCCGCCGACAGGCTGGATGAACATGTGCAGCGTCAGGCGCAGGCGGTGCTGAAGACCGCCCCCGGCGCCGTCGCCGCTGCCAAGGCGCTGTGCCTGTCACTGGGCGGCGACGAGGCCCGCGATATCGAGGCCTCGATCACCGCGCTGGCCGATTGCTGGGAACGCGACGAGGCGCAAGAGCGTATCCGGGCGTTTCTGGGCTGA